The Miltoncostaea marina DNA window CGGCCACCGACGCGCCCGGCGGGTGGTGGTCCACTTGGACCCGGCGTCGGGGTCCATTCGGGCGTGTCGGCGTCGCCGCACGGAGCCCCGCCCCGCGCACCGGCCGGTCCCTCGGCCGCGTCGATCGGCCGGCCGCTGCGCCCGGCGGGGTGGTGGTCCACTTGGACCCGACGCCGGGGTCCATTCGGACGCGTCCGGCTGGCGCCGGCACGTGCCCTCCGTCCCCGGTCGGTCGGTCGGCGGGGTTCCCGGCGCGCGGGACGTCCGAATGGACCTCGGCGCCTCGTCCAATCGCGCAGACCACAGCGCCTCGTCCGATCGCGCGGACCGCGGCCCCGGGGCGCGTCCCGGGGCCGCCGGGCGCGTCCGAGTGGCGCGTCCGCGCCCCTGTCAAACCCGCGCACCCGGGGCCGGCGCGGACGCTTGACCCCGGGCGGGGGAGGGCGCTTCACTACACCGCGATGCGCGCTCGGGTACCCCGATGAGACGCTCCGCCGCGGCGGTCTCCGCCGCCGCAGGGTCGTGCCGTCAGTGCCCGGTCTCGTGCGAGCGGACGGTGCGCCCGGCGGGCTGCCTGGAGGCCGGGTGCCCCCGGCTCTACTCGTACGAGCGGGACGGGCGCACGTGGGTGGGGTGCATGGAGGGCGTCTACCGGGTCGAGATCGACCTGGAGCGCCTGCGGCGCATGCAGCGCACCGCGGCGGGGTTCGGCTCGCTGCGGGCGGCGAAGGAGCCGCTGCCGATCTGCGACGCGGCCGTCGAGCGCACGTTCGAGCACCGCTCGGAGGCGCCCTGCGTCAACCCCGACTTCCTGCTCTCGGGCACCGACGTGCGTTACACGGTCACCGCCGCGCCGGGCGCCGCCGGGGCCGAGCGCCGGGACTGACCGCGCGGCCGGCGCGCGCGCCCGGCCGGCCGGCCGCGCGCGCGCCGCACCCCGCTCAGAAGCCCGGCGTCTCGCCCCCGCCGCCGCCGTCGCCACCGCCGCCCGGCCCGCCCGGCGCCGCGCCCTCGCAGCGGGCGTCGTAGAGGTCCCCGCCCGCGGCGTCCCAGTTCTGGGACCAGGTCGTCCCGCGGAACGTGAAGGGCGGCACGACGTCGCGGTCCTCCTGGTGGTCGAGGTGCGCCCGCACGATGCCCGGCGCGGCCGGGGAGATCAGCACGTACGGGTTCGTCGTCGAGCCGGTCGCGTGGCAGATCGCCACCCGCGGGGTGGCGGCGAGGGCGGGCGCGGCGAGCGCGCCGACGGCGGCGAGGGCGCCGAGGCCGCAGAGGATCCGTCGCATCGGTGGTGGTCCTTCCGTGGAGGTGGGGCGGACGGGCGTGCCGCCCCTCGCACCCGGGATCGGCACGCGGCGCGCGACGCCGTATCCGTCGTGATGCGTGAGGCGCGGCCCCTACGGGCGCGCGGGGGCGTCGGCGCGCAGCAGCAGGGCCACCCACGACCGGAACGGCCGCCAGGGCTCGGCGATCTCCCGCAGGCGCCGGTCGTCGGGCGGCGCGGGGAGCCCGTACGCCTCGGCCACCGCGGCGCGGACGCGCGGCTCGGCGAGGGGCGGCACGTCGGGCGCGCCCGCGCCGCGGATGAGGATCACCTCGGCCGAGTACGGCCCCACGCCGGGCAGCTCGCGCAGCTCGCGCAGCGCCTCGTCGGCCGGCAGGGCTCGCAGGTGCCCGGCGTCCAGACGACCGTCGACGGCGGCGCGGGCCAGCTCGCGCAGGCGCTCCGTGCGCTCGGGGGTGAGCCCCCGGCCGGGCGCCAGTCCGGCCAGGCGCTCGGGGGCGGGGAAGGTGCGCAGCCGGCGCCCCGCCACCTCGACCTCGCCGCCGAGCGCGGCCACGATGCGGGCCCGCGTGGCGAGCGACTGCGCGAGCTGCGTGCGCTGGGTGAGGATCGCCCAGACGCCGGCCTCGTAGGGCGAGGGGAAGAGCGGCGGCCGCAGGCCCGGGTGGCGGCGCATCGCCGCGCCCACCACCGGGTCGCGCCGGCCCACGGCGCCGTAGCCGCGGCCGTCGATGTCGAGCGAGAGCGCCCTGGCCACCCGGTCGCGGGCGGCCGCGGGGTCGGCCGCCGCGCCGTCGCCGGTGACCACGGCTGCCACCGCGCCGCCGTGCTCGCGCAGCGCCGCGCCCACCGTGCCCGTCGCGCCGTCCGGCCCCAGCGCCAGGCGCAGGACCCCGTCGTCGTCGGCGTCCTCGCGGCCCGCCGGCGGCCAGCCCGCGAGGAACGCCGCGGCGGCGCGCAGCGCGAACGGCCCGCGGGGGACGATGCGCAGCTCGGCCGGCACGAGGGGGAGGATAGGGGCGCCGGCGCCGGTAGGCTGCGGGCGTGACGGACCTCCCCCGCATCGGCCTCGTCACCGGTACCGGCCTCTACGAGCTCGACGGCCTCGAGGACCGCGAGGAGCGGCTCGTCGCGACGCCCCACGGCGAGGTGACCGTCGTGCTCGGCACCCTCCACGGGGTGTCGGTCGCCCACGTGCCCCGCCACGGCGCCGGCCACGCCCGCCTGTCGCACCAGCTCACGCCGCGCGCCACGGTCGCGGCGATCGCCGCCGCCGGTGCCCGGGCGATGGTCTCGACCACCGTCTGCGGCGCGGTCGACCCGGGCCTGGCGCTGGGCTCGCTGGTGGTGTTCGACGACCTCCACTTCCCGTCCAACCGCCTGGCCGACGGCTCGCTCTGCACCCTGTTCACCGACCCGGCCATGCCGGGCCGCGGCCACTGGATCTACGAGCGCCCGTTCGCCGAGGGCGTGCGGCGCGGGCTGCTGGAGGGCGCGCGCGCCGCCGGCCTCGACGTGCGCGACGGCGGCACGTACGGGCACGTGGACGGTCCCCGCTTCAACACCCGCACCGAGATCGCCCAGCTCGCGGCCGCCGGCGTGGCGGCGGTGAGCCAGACCGGCGGCCCGGAGACCGTGCTCGCCGGCGAGGCGCGCCTGCCGTTCGCGCTGATCGGCTTCGTCACCGACCACGCCAACGGCGTCATGCCGGAGCCGACGCCGCCCGACACGCTGGAGCGGCTCTTCCGCGAGAGCGCCGGGCGCCTGCAGCTGGCCCTGCGCGAGGCGGTGCCGCGCATCGCCGCCGACCCGGGCGAGCCGGCCGGCATCCTCTTCGCCCTCTAGTTCAGCGCCCGCCCCCGACCCGGCGCGCCAGCCCCGGGTACCCGACCACCAGCCCGTCGGCGTCCAGGAGCAGCTCGGCGCTGACGCCCGCGTGCGCGCCGAGGTCGGTGTAGCGCACGACGGCGCCGCCGACCTGGTCCCGCACGTGCTCGTAGCGCTGGCGCGAGGGGTGGACGGTCAGCGCGGGCACGTCGACCCAGGCCGCCACGATCTCGGCCGGCGGCCCGGGGCGCATCAGGCCGAGGCGCCGCACCGGCATGAGGTTGGTGAGCGGGGAGCCGCCGAGGTCGCAGTCGAGGGCGCCGGCGAGGTCGGGCCGCTCCACGACGGCGGGCGGCCCGCCGTCCTCCGCCGCCGCGCACGTCCACCGCCCATCGGCGCCCCGCTCGAGCGCGAGCGCGCGCGACCAGCCCGCGCCGGTCGCGGTGACGTCGAGGCGGCGGGTGACGAACCCCTCGCCGGCGTCCAGGCGGTAGTCGAGGCGGTAGGGGCGCCCCGGCAGCGGGTCGCCGCCGGCCTGGGTGCCGCGGGCCCGGACGCCCGCCGTGCCGAGCTCCACCTCGGCGACCTCGGCGCGCCATTCGTCCACGCCGCTCCAGAGCACGAGGAGCGGCGCCGGGCTCACGAGAAGGCCTCGCCCCGGCGCACCACGAGCAGCCAGGTGAGCACCCCCGACACCGCCACCAGCAGCAGCGCGGCGATGCTGGCGTCCGCCCAGAACGCGTCCTCGGCGGCGCTCCAGACCCGCGTGGCCAGGGTGGGGAAGCCCGCGGGGGCGAGCAGCAGGGTGACGGGCAGCTCCTTCATCGCCGACAGCAGCACCAGCCCCGCGGCGGCCGCGAGCCCCGGGGTCATCAGCGGCAGATCGATGCTCAGCAGGCGCGCCAGCCGCCCCCGGCCGAGCGTGCGCGCGGCGTCGTCGAGGCGGCGCGGCACGCTCGCCACCGCCACCCGCGAGGGGCCCAGCGCGAGCGCGCCGAAGTGGATCGCGTACGCGCCCACCAGCAGCGGGAGGGTCTGGTAGAGGCCGCCGAACGCGCCGGGGCTGTTGAGGGTCCAGAACGCCAGCGCCAGCGCGATCACGATGCCCGGCAGGGCGAAGCCGCCGGTGATCAGGGCGTCGGCCGCGCCGCCCAGCCGGCCCCGGTGGCGCACGGTGAGGAAGGCGACCGGCAGGACGGCCGCCACCGCGACCCCGGCGGCCACCGCCGACGCCACGGAGGTGTTGACCGCCGGCTCCACCAGCAGGCCGGGGTCGGCGACGAGCGAGGTGGGCCGGCTGGAGCCCTCGGCGGCGCCGCGGATCGCCCAGTAGCCCAGCACGGCGAGCGGCGCCACCAGGCTCAGGGTGAGCAGCCCGCCGACGAAGCCCAGCCCGGCGGCGCGCCAGCGGCCGAGCTGCACGGTCAGCGGGCGGCCGCCGCGGCGCACGTCCACCCCGAGCCGGCCGGCGACGCGCCGCTGGCCCACGACGACGACGATCGCCAGCAGACCCAGCGCCAGGCTCAGCGCGGCGGCGACGGCGGGGTCGATCAGCCGGTTGGCGTAGATCGCCCGCGTCAGGGTGTCGTAGCGCAGCAGCTGGACCGCCCCGAAGTCGGCGATCGTGTAGAGGAAGACGAGCAGCCCGCCGCCCGCGATCGCCGTGCGCGCCTGGGGCAGCACCACGGTGGCGAAGGTCCCGAGGGGGCCGCGGCCGAGCAGTCGCGCCGACTCCTCCATCGAGGCCGGCAGCTGGCGCAGGCGCGCGGCGACCGGCAGGTAGACGTAGGGATAGGTGAGGAGCGTCAGCACCGTGAAGGCGCCCGCGAAGCCGCCCACCTCGGGCAGCCGGGCGCCGTCGGCGACGGGGGAGAGCAGGCGCTCCACCAGCCCGCCCCGCGCGAACGCCGCGATCAGCGCGAAGGCGCCGATGAACGACGGCAGCACCAGCGGCAGCGGCAGGAGCAGGCGCGCCACCCGGCGGCCGGGCAGGTCGGTGCGCATCACCAGCCAGGCGGCCAGCGTGCCCACCGCCGCCGCGGCGGCGGCGACGGTCGTGCCCAGCAGCAGGCTGCGGCCGAGCGGCCCGAGCAGGGCCGCGTCGGAGACGATCGACCAGGTCTCGCCCTCGTCGGCCGTGCGGACCACGAGGTACGCCAGCGGCGCCGCGAACGGCGCCGCCAGCAGCACCACCGCGAGCCGCAGGCCCGCGGCCCGCAGCCGGGCCGCGTCCCGCGTCAGTTGAGCCCGCTGGCCGCGATCATGCGGCCGGTCGCCTCGATGTCGCCGAGCTCGTCGGCCCGCTCGCCGGCCGGCGGCCGCAGCGTCGAGAAGGCCGGCACGCCCTCGGCGGGCGGCACGCCCTTCACCAGCGGGTACTCGAAGGTCTCGTCGGCGAAGTAGCGCTGCGACTCCTCGGAGAGCAGGAAGTCCACGAACCGCGCGGCGTCCTCCTGGCGGTCGGACGCGGCCAGCACGCTCACCGACGAGGGGATCACGAGGTTGCCGATGTCGCCGTCGGCGAACTGGTGGTTGCGGCTGGGCAGGCCGGGATCCTCCGCAAGGAAGCGGTGGTTGTAGTAGTGGTTGACCAGCCCGACGGGGATCTCGCCGCGCCCGACGGCCTCCACGATGGCGTTGTTGTTGGCGTAGGTGCGCGCGTCGTTGGCGGCCATGCCGCGCAGCCAGCGCTCGGCGACCTGCTCGCCCTCCAGGTGGCGCATCGCGGTGACGAAGTCCTGGAACGAGCCGTTGGACGGCGCCAGGCCCACCTTGCCGCGCCACTCGGGCGCGGTCAGGTCCATCACCGAGTCGGGCAGTTCGGCCTCCGCCACCTGATCGCGGTTGTAGACCAGCACGCGGGCGCGGCCGCTGACGCCCACCCAGCGGCCGTCGCGGTCCTCGAACCCGGGGGCGACCTTCGACAGGGTGGCCTCGGGGAGCGGGGCCAGCAGGTCCTTGCCGGCCAGGTAGGCCGTCGCGCCGGGGCTCTGGCCCCAGTAGACGTCGGCGGGGCTGTCGGCGCCCTCCGTGCCGACGAGCAGGGCGAGGTCGTTCGTGTCGCCGTAGCGCACGTCCACCTCGACGCCCGTCTCCTGGGTGAACCGCTCGATGACCGGGGCGACCAGGCTCTCCGTGCGCCCGCTGTAGACGGTCAGCGCGTCGTCGCCGCCGCCGCCGCACCCGGCGGCGCCCAGGCCGGTCACCGCGATCACCACCGCCAGCACCGATGCGACCAGCGCTCGCCTCAACGTCGTCCCCCTGCGTCGGGTCTCCGGGTCCTGCCGCCGTGCGGCCGCCCGGAGTCTATGGGTCACGACGATTGAAATTAAGGGGCGCCAGAGATCGATCGTCAGGCGCGCCGACGAACGGTCCTCAGCTGAGGGCGGCCGCCGCCACCGAGGTGGCCGGCTCGGCCGGCGGCGTCGGCGCCGCGTAGGCCACCGTCGGCGGGCCGGTGAACGCCAGCGCCACGCGCGCGCCGGGCCGCAGGCGCGGCGCGCCGATCACGCGCGAGCGCAGCGAGCCGCCGCCGTCCAGGCGCACCCGGTAGACCGCGTCGTGGCCGAAGTACTCGACGGCGTCGACCGTGCCGCCGTCGCCCTCGGTGGCGAGGATGCGCTCGGGGCGCACCATGACCTCCACCGGGCCCTCGACCGGCCCGTGGAGGGCGATCGGCCCGATGACCGTGCGCGCGACACCCTCGTCGGCCGTCCCGGCGATGAAGTTGGCGTCGCCGATGAACGCCGCCACCCGGCGGCTGGCGGGCAGCTCGTAGAGTTGCGACGGGGTGCCCTGCTGGGCCACGAGCCCCTCGTCCATCACGGCGACCTCGTCGCCCACGACGAAGGCCTCCTCCTGGTCGTGGGTCACGAACAGGGCGGTGGCGTCGGTGGCGGCGAGCACCCGACGCACCTCGGCGCGCAGCTCGGCGCGCAGGGGGGCGTCGAGGCTGGAGAAGGGCTCGTCGAGCAGGATCACCGCGGGGCGCGGCGCCAGGGCGCGCGCCAGCGCGACCCGCTGCAGCTGGCCGCCCGACAGCGTGGCCGGCGCCCGGTCGCCGAAGCCGGCGAGGCCCACGAGCTCGAGCGCCTCGGCCACCCGCTCGTCGCGTCGCGGGTCGCGCCGCGGCAGGCCGTAGGCCACGTTGCGCGCGACGCTGAGGTGGGGGAAGACGGCCGCGTCCTGGAACACCATGCCCACCCGCCGGCGCTCGGGCGGCACGAACGCGCCGGGCCCGGAGACGACCCGGTCGCCCAGCCGCACGACGCCCCCGTCGGGCCGCTCCAGGCCCGCCACGCAGCGCAGCAGGGTGGTCTTGCCGCAGCCGCTCGGGCCGAGCAGGGCCACGATCGAGCCCGCGGGCGCGGACAGCTCCACCCCCCGCAGCACGGGGGTGCCGCCGAAGGCCTTCGTCAGGCCGCTGACCTGGATGGGTTCGGGCGGCGTGCGGGTCGGCTCCGTCGCGGGGCGGCCGGGGCTCAGCCGGGGAGCACGTACAGGCCGGCCGCCGCGCGCTCGCCGATCACGCGCTCCTCGCCCCCGACCGTGAGGGTGAGCTGGCCGGCGGCCTCGTCGACGCGGGTCACCTCGAGCTCGGTGCCCGGCACCAGCTCCTGCTCGTAGAACCAGTGCAGCAGGTCGCCGTCGTGCTCGGCCAGGCGCACGATGCGCGCCGGCCCGGACGCCACCTGGGAGAGCGGCCGCAGGTCGGCGTTCTCCTCCTTCTCCTGCGTCGTATCGACCGGCCAGCCGTGCGGGCAGCGGTCGGGGTGGCCGAGCTGGACGCTGAGCCGCTCGACCATCTCGTCGGTGAAGGCGTCGCCCATCTCGTCGGCGTGCACGTGCGATTCGGCGGGTGTGTAGCCCATGAAGTCGGTGAGGAAGCGCTCGATGATGCGGTGGTTGCGGACGATGCGCTCGGCCTCCTCGCGGCCGCGCTTCGTCAGCACCGGGCCCTTGCGCGGGCCGCGCTCCACGAGCCCGTCGGCCTCGAGGCGCTTGAGCATCTCGCTGGCCGTGGGCGGCGTCACCTGCAGCATCTCGGCGACCCGGGCGGCCGGCACGGGCGCCTCGCCCTTCACGAGCGGGCCGTACTCGCCGACCGGCGTCGCGAGGAAATAGATCGCCTCGAGGTAGTCGTGGACCGAGTGCGTGCGGGGGGCCATGGCCGCCATTCTACCGGCTCTTCGCCGGGCCATCCCTCCCGGGATCGGGGCCGCTGCGTCCCGGTCGTCGGCGGCCCGACCTCGGACCCGCCGGCTCACCGCATCCGCGGGTCCTCGGTCGCG harbors:
- a CDS encoding DNA-3-methyladenine glycosylase family protein → MPAELRIVPRGPFALRAAAAFLAGWPPAGREDADDDGVLRLALGPDGATGTVGAALREHGGAVAAVVTGDGAAADPAAARDRVARALSLDIDGRGYGAVGRRDPVVGAAMRRHPGLRPPLFPSPYEAGVWAILTQRTQLAQSLATRARIVAALGGEVEVAGRRLRTFPAPERLAGLAPGRGLTPERTERLRELARAAVDGRLDAGHLRALPADEALRELRELPGVGPYSAEVILIRGAGAPDVPPLAEPRVRAAVAEAYGLPAPPDDRRLREIAEPWRPFRSWVALLLRADAPARP
- a CDS encoding putative glycolipid-binding domain-containing protein, with the protein product MSPAPLLVLWSGVDEWRAEVAEVELGTAGVRARGTQAGGDPLPGRPYRLDYRLDAGEGFVTRRLDVTATGAGWSRALALERGADGRWTCAAAEDGGPPAVVERPDLAGALDCDLGGSPLTNLMPVRRLGLMRPGPPAEIVAAWVDVPALTVHPSRQRYEHVRDQVGGAVVRYTDLGAHAGVSAELLLDADGLVVGYPGLARRVGGGR
- a CDS encoding ABC transporter permease codes for the protein MLLAAPFAAPLAYLVVRTADEGETWSIVSDAALLGPLGRSLLLGTTVAAAAAAVGTLAAWLVMRTDLPGRRVARLLLPLPLVLPSFIGAFALIAAFARGGLVERLLSPVADGARLPEVGGFAGAFTVLTLLTYPYVYLPVAARLRQLPASMEESARLLGRGPLGTFATVVLPQARTAIAGGGLLVFLYTIADFGAVQLLRYDTLTRAIYANRLIDPAVAAALSLALGLLAIVVVVGQRRVAGRLGVDVRRGGRPLTVQLGRWRAAGLGFVGGLLTLSLVAPLAVLGYWAIRGAAEGSSRPTSLVADPGLLVEPAVNTSVASAVAAGVAVAAVLPVAFLTVRHRGRLGGAADALITGGFALPGIVIALALAFWTLNSPGAFGGLYQTLPLLVGAYAIHFGALALGPSRVAVASVPRRLDDAARTLGRGRLARLLSIDLPLMTPGLAAAAGLVLLSAMKELPVTLLLAPAGFPTLATRVWSAAEDAFWADASIAALLLVAVSGVLTWLLVVRRGEAFS
- a CDS encoding iron ABC transporter substrate-binding protein translates to MRRALVASVLAVVIAVTGLGAAGCGGGGDDALTVYSGRTESLVAPVIERFTQETGVEVDVRYGDTNDLALLVGTEGADSPADVYWGQSPGATAYLAGKDLLAPLPEATLSKVAPGFEDRDGRWVGVSGRARVLVYNRDQVAEAELPDSVMDLTAPEWRGKVGLAPSNGSFQDFVTAMRHLEGEQVAERWLRGMAANDARTYANNNAIVEAVGRGEIPVGLVNHYYNHRFLAEDPGLPSRNHQFADGDIGNLVIPSSVSVLAASDRQEDAARFVDFLLSEESQRYFADETFEYPLVKGVPPAEGVPAFSTLRPPAGERADELGDIEATGRMIAASGLN
- a CDS encoding ABC transporter ATP-binding protein, whose product is MLRGVELSAPAGSIVALLGPSGCGKTTLLRCVAGLERPDGGVVRLGDRVVSGPGAFVPPERRRVGMVFQDAAVFPHLSVARNVAYGLPRRDPRRDERVAEALELVGLAGFGDRAPATLSGGQLQRVALARALAPRPAVILLDEPFSSLDAPLRAELRAEVRRVLAATDATALFVTHDQEEAFVVGDEVAVMDEGLVAQQGTPSQLYELPASRRVAAFIGDANFIAGTADEGVARTVIGPIALHGPVEGPVEVMVRPERILATEGDGGTVDAVEYFGHDAVYRVRLDGGGSLRSRVIGAPRLRPGARVALAFTGPPTVAYAAPTPPAEPATSVAAAALS
- a CDS encoding metal-dependent transcriptional regulator, with product MAPRTHSVHDYLEAIYFLATPVGEYGPLVKGEAPVPAARVAEMLQVTPPTASEMLKRLEADGLVERGPRKGPVLTKRGREEAERIVRNHRIIERFLTDFMGYTPAESHVHADEMGDAFTDEMVERLSVQLGHPDRCPHGWPVDTTQEKEENADLRPLSQVASGPARIVRLAEHDGDLLHWFYEQELVPGTELEVTRVDEAAGQLTLTVGGEERVIGERAAAGLYVLPG